Part of the Catalinimonas alkaloidigena genome is shown below.
TCTTCTTTAGTTTCTTCAGCTACCTCCCGCAATTCTGTATGCTCGTTATCTTGCAGAGACTGATAAACATAGTCACATACAGCATTCCCTATGGTTGATAATAACCTTTGTACTTCTTCATGATTCATAGTTAAACAATAAAACTGCTTAATTTTGGATTAAAAAATTCATAAAATAGCTTATTAAAGACGTGTCTAAATTTGCTTAGAACCTGCACAAACTAAACCCAATAAGCAACTATTGGATAAGATAAAAAAATTAATAATCTCTTAGCTAGGTAATGATTTTTGATTTAAAGTGCTATTGTTACATCTTTGACCTCTATGAATCAACCAAATATTCAAAATATCATTTTTGATCTCGGCGGGGTTATTATTGATATAGACCCACAGCGATCATTTCAGGCAATTTCTAATTTTAGCCTGGGAAATAAAGGTCATGAACAACAATTATCACTGGACACTCAATTGTTCATAAACTATGAAAAAGGCCTGATTGACAATGACGCATTTAGGGAAGGAATTCGTAAGCTTACCGGAAATACTTCAGTCAAAGACGAGGAAATTGATGAGGCCTGGAATTTAATGCTTTTACAGATCCCATTAGAAAAATTACAAATTCTGGAAAAGTTGAATAACAGGTATAACACATTTGTGCTGAGCAATACCAATGCCATCCATGTAAATGCTTTTAACCAGATCATTCAAAAAAATAGCGGCAAAGCTACCATCAACCATTACTTTAATAAAGTTTATTATTCTCACGAATTAAAACTTAGAAAGCCAGAGCCTGAGATTTACCAATATGTAATTGAGGATATGAAGCTAAGTAGTGGTGATACATTATTTATTGACGACAGACTTGAAAATATAGAAGCAGCCTCTGCATCTGGATTACAGACCTTTCATGTGCAGACAGGCAAAGGTATTGTTGAATTTTTTGAAGATATATGAACCCCAGAACGAAGCGATTAAGTATACACCTCGGATTATTTATTCTTACTTTAATAACTACAACATTGGCCGGAGCTGAGTGGCAGCTTGGCCGGTTTTTATTTTGGGATAAGGATGTATTGACCTGGGATTATTTTGCGAAAGGGCTGGCTTTTTCGCTGCCATTTCTTGGCTTTCTTACTGTGCATGAGTTTGGGCATTACTTCACTGCCAAATTTCATAAAATTAAAGTTACATTACCTTACTACTTACCCCAGTGGTTTGGCTTTTTGCTGGCTCCATCTATCGGAACTTTTGGTGCCTTTATCCGAATAAAAGACTTTGTAAATAGTCGTAAAATATACTTTGACATAGGAATTTCAGGCCCACTGGCAGGTTTCGTGGTTGCGTTGGGAGTCTTATACTATGGGTTCACTCATTTACCTCCTCCTGAGTACATTTTTGAGATACATCCCGAATATGAACAGTACGGCCTAGATTATGCTGAGCATGTGTATGAAGATAATCCAGGGACATTGAGGTTAGGCTCAAACTTAATTTTTGAGTTTTTTAAAGAATATGTCGCTGATCCGGAACGCATGCCAAACGCCTTTGAAATCATCCATTATCCCTGGTTATTTGCTGGTTTTTTAGCGCTTTTCTTTACGGCGATTAACCTTCTACCCATAGGCCAACTTGATGGGGGACATATTTTGTATGGATTAATAGGTAGCAGATTGCACCGTAAGGTTTCCGCTACCCTTTTTGTAATTTTTGTTTTCTATGCAGGTTTAGGTACAGTAAATCCATTTGAACCTATAAATGATATGTTATTTAATGTGCCTTTATATTTAGGTTTTCTTTATATCATATTTTCAAGAGTTACCACTTCTGTACAAACAAATTTTTTAATCGCCCTCTCGGTACTAAGTACGCAATTTATTATTGCCAGCATTGATCCTACGCTAAGTGGCTACCCTGGTTGGTTAGTTTTTGGCTTATTGATAGGAAGGTTTTTAGGCATATACCATCCGCCCGTAATGATCAATTATCCGCTTAGCAGCGGACGAAAGATTTTAGGTTGGATAGCACTGATTGTATTTATCCTTTGTTTCAGCCCATCACCATTCATAATAGAATATTAATTATTTGTGAATTATGAAATATAAGTTGGTGCTTGTTGATAAAGTCATTAGATTTAGGTTGTATATTTTAAAATATGCAAGATATTTATCTGACAACCTATAGTCTTTACTTATGAGAATTGAAATTCCCCGTGAAGTAGAAAGATTCGGTCCAATCATGTTTCATGATGTTCAAAAAGTATATGAGCTGGATGCAGGTCTGAAGTTTACCAAAAATGAAGGAAAAGAAAATTCAACTATTGTCAGACTCTCTTATGAGTCTCTACATGAGATAGAGGAGCAAATGGTCATCGTAGTTCCAGTGATGGAAGAACGTATTAAACTAATTGAAGGTGTACTATCTGGTATTCCCAATGGTTGTCTGGTCGTTATAGTATC
Proteins encoded:
- a CDS encoding HAD family hydrolase produces the protein MNQPNIQNIIFDLGGVIIDIDPQRSFQAISNFSLGNKGHEQQLSLDTQLFINYEKGLIDNDAFREGIRKLTGNTSVKDEEIDEAWNLMLLQIPLEKLQILEKLNNRYNTFVLSNTNAIHVNAFNQIIQKNSGKATINHYFNKVYYSHELKLRKPEPEIYQYVIEDMKLSSGDTLFIDDRLENIEAASASGLQTFHVQTGKGIVEFFEDI
- a CDS encoding site-2 protease family protein, with protein sequence MNPRTKRLSIHLGLFILTLITTTLAGAEWQLGRFLFWDKDVLTWDYFAKGLAFSLPFLGFLTVHEFGHYFTAKFHKIKVTLPYYLPQWFGFLLAPSIGTFGAFIRIKDFVNSRKIYFDIGISGPLAGFVVALGVLYYGFTHLPPPEYIFEIHPEYEQYGLDYAEHVYEDNPGTLRLGSNLIFEFFKEYVADPERMPNAFEIIHYPWLFAGFLALFFTAINLLPIGQLDGGHILYGLIGSRLHRKVSATLFVIFVFYAGLGTVNPFEPINDMLFNVPLYLGFLYIIFSRVTTSVQTNFLIALSVLSTQFIIASIDPTLSGYPGWLVFGLLIGRFLGIYHPPVMINYPLSSGRKILGWIALIVFILCFSPSPFIIEY